TCAGGGGCATGAGAACACGGTATGGGGAGATAGGTTATCATAACACAGTATTAACAATGAAAGTCGGGTTGTGGGAACAGTTGAGGAAAATCAAAAATTGAATTTTAGTATATATTTTCTAAGTCAATATGGTGTATagtgaaaaaaagtttctttcACTACAGGTTACATTTAGTATTCATACAATGATGATCTATAGTAATGAAAGGGAAATGGGTGTCTCAGTGTATTTGGAGtatcttaaaaatgtatgttagGACAAGTTTTTGCTTTCACTTTTTTGGGATGTTTTTCGATGTGTTGTTTTAGCATTTGCTATGGTCACATAAAACAGTATAAGTTTGTTGtgatttcactgttttcaaTATGATTGTCAAAAATATGCAGGTATGTCACTAcgtaaataaaatacttttgaaGGACGAATGGTGATTCCAGTCAGCCACTACCAGCATTTTCAAGctggttttgtgtttgttcttttacaCTGTCAGgcatttgtctgtttgtgtgtgtgtatatgcgtgaAATTGAATGTGGGTACATATCCACACATCAAAAGAAATTATTGAATCATATGAAGTAGTCTATATTATATAAAGGATGATGTGAACCTGTGTTATTTCCTTCTACATATAGGAAATATCTGAAtggaatatgaaatatattatgTGCAGGTTCAGCAAAGATCAGAAGTCATCTTTGATACTTTACAAACAATTGTCTTTTTTAACtaaactttcacacacacacagctactgtaCACACGTAGACATattcaaacacactcacacatgcaaatacttGTCTACCAATACTCCTGATGCGCACCATGCCTAACATTCTCAGCATGAAACAATCTGACACTATCAAGGTTATAAATGTTTCCTATGAAATACTGACTTCTTGTGGTAATACAAAAAATGACACTACTTGAATCTATGACCATTGCCTTAACTAGCCATGAAGAAATTACAGTAACATTATATAATACTTTTCAACACACCATTTAATGTAGTATCTATATTTATGCTCTCTAAATAGCAGTGTCACCTATATAATGAATTCATATCTGGTGTAATTTGCTGTATGGATAGTGACTACGTGGCTGACTTTACTTTACTAACTCATATTATTTTGTGATTTCTAAATGTGAACAAGGTTTTAATTCTGTCTCGTGGCTGAAATCAAGGCTGAATTTATTTGGGGGCGATACCTTATTAGGCAAATGATCTTAACCTTCAGGAAGCAGTGATCTAAATGAACTGTaacaggaattttttttttaaaccagggAGTATGAATTCATGTACTTAAACATATACAGTGTCTATAATAACAAACACATTGCAAGGTTTCTTTCATGGTGTGGGCTCAATACACAATAAATGTAAAGGGCAACTGAAAGATGGAACTGAAAGTGGAAAGAATAACATAATTGTGTGTGGTCACTGGAGAAATCACCAAAACAATGATTcattaacctcctaggacctggcgtccacatatgtggacctcacattttgggttctctagaccacaatactaactttttctcaacaagggcctggtgaccacatatgaggatattatactgccactcagtaatagaaatgtaaaactaatgtcctcatatgtggacatcatttttctcaggtcccaatcagcctaaatagcaaagagaaattaaaaatgcacgccatgcaagagttcgggtcttaggaggttaaataGTTGCACCAGCAAAtaaggtgtgtgttgtttacctAGGGCTGTACCCAGTCTGGAGGAACCAGTGTGCAGAATGCATTGGAGTAGCTGTTCCATTTGGAGGCCTTTATGGGGACAGTCCTGAATTCTCACTACCACACCTGGccatagaaaaacaaaataataagcATGTAAAATTAAACAACAGTTGTTGTGATCACACACAGCGATTAAAGATAAATGATAGTACCAAGAATGCAACAGAAGCTGTGCCAACCGTTGGGGGAGGGTATTCAAAGATGCCTGACTAGGGTGAGGTCATGATAGCGTGTGTGAGCCTGAGGCAAAAGACGCAGAAAGGCGGCATACGCCCAACGCTCCATTAAGGGCTGCTGTGCAAGGATCACCCTGGAAGCTGTGCAAAGGGTAAGAAAAATAACTCAGAATAGGAAGATGTCGTTCATGATCAGATGCTTCttgatatgtttttatgctttttttatattgatatttgtgccctgtgtttttctgttgtgtatatttgtttgGGCATTGCAAACTAGCTTTGGCTATAAATGTTGCAGTGGGTAGCgctatacaatacaatacaacactaaagaaagaaagaaaacctaAGCACCCAGCTAACCCAACAGAGATGACAGTGCTCTCACTGACCTGCAGTCTGTTGTGCCCAAGTTTCCAGTGAAGAGCAGCCTGGGAGCCCATCCTTCCAAAAAGAAAGCAGCTGACCTCTCACCAACCAGCAAGCCAATTATCACATCACCctgtgaacaaataaaaaatctcagtttgaaacattttaatcaCATATCAAGGATATTAAATGTGCCTTAATCAAATAtgtatattaacaatgaatctAATGACTACATGTAATGCAAAGGTAGTAGCTTAAGGTTACCCACAGAGCATTATGCACTCTGAAGCTATACAGATCTTTTAGCCCATTTTAGTCTTTTGTAAACATTTTGTATGGAGACAAACTGTTCAACAGTTGTTTTCAGCAAACAAGCTACAAGATGCCACAACAACTCTCTCCAATACCAGCTGCATCCTACTGGCTGTCATGTTAACGTTTTAAGTGTAAAGAAAGCATTTGTCATAATATCAGTGAAGCCAGCTTACAACAGTTATTCAATGGTCAACTAACACCAAATTTGTGCCACAGCAGCCTCCACAACAACACCAGCCCCAGGGGAGGAGGCTGACGTAGGCCATCAATGAAAAGAACAAGAGACCACAACAGTGGTAGGTTTCCACTGACGCTCTTACCTCTTAAGTATAACAGAACAGCAGTGCAGGCCATTTATTCTCCAATGTTCCCATTCATTAACCTTCTCTTCCAATTGTCTAAAGGGCAACAGGTTTTTATCTGTCTCTGCTCATCCATCCACTCTTATATATGAACTATCTCTTCTTCCAGTTGTTTAATACTAATTCTAACCTAAATGCAAAAATCACAAAGGTGTTATTATTCTTTTGCTGATTGTAGTGCTCCTGTACTCCTTTGCTCCTTTCCTGCCATTTTTAAGGACTGCTTCATAATGCAACATCAGCATCCAAGCATCTTTGCCTTAAGTGGTCCTTTTTGAATCAAGAGCTCCATAAACACAATATATGCATGTAGCATTTAAGCCATTAGACACACATCAATTAAGGGCTGCTGGCAAACCACTCCATGAATACATATGAGTCATTGTGCTTGTGTAGGCAGGGAATAAAGTTAAGAGCAACAGCAGGATGCAGTAAACATCCAAAACCTActgcacacagaaaacaacagcaacgcAGGGTCAGAGGGCATTTGTGCAGCACACTAACTCCTGTTAGTTTTCAACCTCAAACAGAATATACTACCCATTTGAAATGACgatgcacaaacaaaacagcatgcTCCTGCTCTGCTTATCTACAAACTTTGCATATGAATTGAAATGCGTGCTACTCCCCACTATTTCTCCAATAACATTGATTTTCTGATGTAGCTGAATTACGCACCGATTGATTGAGCACGCCCTCTGCTGGTTAATTTAGGACTTAAAAATATGGCTTTTCCCCAGTCATCCTGCTGTCTCCACAGTTTTGATGTCCAGAGTTTTTCTCAAAATCATCCATGATATCTTAATCTGCGCAAATATCTTTATATAGACtgaatttttatgatttatttgtcTTAATAGGCTGACCCTATATTTAAGAGTGTAAAAGTATACCATCTACATTTTACATGTAGTATGTACAGTACTAGTCAAAAGTTTACCATGAAtgggaaagtgtgtccaaacttttgactggtactgtatgtCACCATTGTCAAAATCTGTAGGCCTACATGCTGTGAGGCATAAAGCTGttataaactacattaaaaGATTTCAACATatccaaaaaaacatatttcagtgtATTGAGCAATATACTGAAAGTCAATGAAACACAAACGTTTAAAATTGTCTtgtttatatattcatatttattaaatacattttatatcttCCAGTTTAAATATACAATGTAGGGATATCAACAAAGCAAGAGGAAATAGTTTTAACTATGACCTGGTGGGTTTACCTTTCCCACTACCTTGTCCTTGGCGGTAGCCGTCATACAGCTCTCTGAGGTGGAGGATGAGCTCCTCTGTGTTCTGTCCAGTGAGAGCTGACACAGGGATGATCCGCTCAATGACCAGGCTCCTGAGAGTCTCAAGCTTCTCCTGGGCCTCAGGCAGGTCCATTTTGTTGGCTATGATGGCCTGAGGCCGCTGGGACAGACCAGGCTCATACTGGTCCAGTTCATAACGCAAGTGTTGGAGCTGAGTCCAGGGCTCCGGAGTCGACAGGTCCAgaacaaagaggaggaaacGACAGCGCTCTATGTGACGCAGGAAAGAGATGCCCAGGCCTCGATTTAGATGGGCTCCTCGAATAATGCCTGGGATGTCAGCAACTAAAAAGAGCAagagtaaaagaggaaaatacatgttatactgtatgttgtaaaAAATAATCCAAAGCAAGTTcctaagaaataaaaaataatatattaatggTTTGCTTAAAACCAACTACCTGCAACTTGCTCATGATCCCTGTAATTGACAATTCCTACATGTGGGTTGAGTGTTGTAAAAGGGtaagcagcaacagcaggccTGGCATTGGAGATGGCTCTCAATAATGATGATTTTCCAGCATTAGGGAACCCTACCTGATGggatttagattttaaaaatctgttcattATGTTAAAAAGCAGTAATGCAAAGGagttattttcaattttaaacagctttttttcACCAGTCCAGCATGGGCCATGGTGCGTAGCTCCAGCTGAAGGACCCTCTCTTCGCCCAGCATTCCCGAGGTTGCTGTCATGGGGGCACGGTTCTCATTGGACAGAAAGAATCGATTCCCctttcctccagctcctccaaaTGCAGCCAGATACTCTTGACCATGCTCAGAAAGGTCCACTATAGTTTTGCCCTGTTCCTTCACAGCGGTGCCTAATGGTACCTTtacaaatggaaaattaaaacaGGCGTGGTTAGGCAGTAGGTTAATGACACGAATATGACAAAAGTGTTCATAAATTACATGTTATTTATGATCAAATGCATAAACTTACACAAACATAAGTTGGGCTGCCGTTCCGGCCGTAACAGTTTTTGCTGCCCCCTGATTGCCCATCCTCTCCCTTGTAAATCGGAATTATTTGTGCCAATGATTTGACAAAACGATCAGCTGAAAGCGCACAAATAAAGAATATAGGAGGAAGCACGTTTTGACATGATGTAGAATGGAGAGTGTGTTAACTTGGCACCTTTTTTAAGAAATTCTTAGAGAGGAAAATTCCTTAATGTTTGTGATTCTTGACAAAACATGGACAGTAGACAGTAGGATGGCTAGtcctttaaatgtaattaatacaTGGTGTGTAAAGACAGGATGGCAAACACACCAATGTGAGTTCACATTCCATAGACCAGATGAAGGCCCAACTTACCCTTGATAATGATGcttcctccatcacctccattcCCTCCATCCGGTCCACCCCACTCTTTTCGGGGCTCACTGTGAAAGCAGCAGGCACCTTTACCACCTGAACCAGCCACCAGCTTCACACGGCGCTGGTCTACAAAGTGACGGGTCTATGGGCAACATCAAGGAATAATTAGACAGTTGGGTGACACACACTTCAAAGCCAAGAGGTGTAGTACCGATGGTGGATCAgctgtaaatatatttgatttCCATTCATATAAGAATATCAAGGGTATAATTTGAGTATTTTATAAGGAGACAGATTGAGAAAATGATCCATCTatatgaagacatttttctttatcatcGAGGCAGTGaggtggaaaaaataatgaGGTAGTTCCACATTACATACATACTTGCATCAAAAGCAGAGAACTGACTCCAAACCTAACTTTGAACACTGAATATGGCCCCACAATTACAAATGATGTAACGTGGTTCTTTAGTATTTATATTAATCTACTCTTTCACATTCTCTGACTATATCCCTTTTATAAATCCGTTTAAAAAACACCAGGTTGAAGAAAACTAATAAGTTACAAGTAGCTCAGATACATACCAGCTTCTTCTCTGACAGCTCTCCCTTCTTCTTGTTTCCTCGGACTTTGGCGCACAGCGAGGAGGAGGTGCTGACATCTCTGACTCTCAGTCTCCACGCCGCTGATACTGGAGAACTACTGCGACTGAACAAGCTCAGTTCGTTTCCTCTTGGTATGTACCCTGAAAGTATGTCCGGAGAAAGCCACCGAGGGGTTTTAACTCTCGACAACGTGGCCAACATTATTCTAAGGTAACTAGTTGGTTGGCTAACAACTGTTTAACAATGTGACCTCGACCGTTTTTACACATCACGAGTAGAGAGCAAAACAGTATGCTGTCTGAAAAATACTGTTATTAATACTGTCAATTCCGGATGGacatacatttcttttaatagaataataaaagaaaacccAATAACACGTTATATTTGGTTAGCTCTCATGTACAAATGCCACAGCTACCCTTAGCAGCTACGGAATCCGTGAAAGGACAGTTTTTATACGCGATTGTTAACTACGGTATACTTTTGGTCCTCTAGCCCCCCCTGTCCTGCAGGGAGAGTTGGGCAGCATgaaatacaaagaaaagaaaatataaagaatgTTTCAATGATTTAATGTTTTCGAGTTAAGACCTGAAGACCTTTTTAAATGCAGTCTCACtaaacattttaataactgACTGAAAAGTGGGACATTTATGTATTGCCTTGTTTTCCCCTTTGACTTATAGGAACCAATTTGTATTTATCCAGAAATCATGCCACAACACTACCTGTCACTCGGTAGTCAGCCATCATCACTGTGGATGTGGTTGAAAGTCAAAGGGAAGGTGGATGACGTGTTCAGGGAAAGTGAACAGGCAAATGAACTGGACCTGCCAAAAAGTGCTTTTAAGCAAATATAAGTTCGCCAGCCATTACAACATTATAAAATAAGAATGCAGAATGtcatatttagtttttgtgGAAATCATATTTTGAGCAAAATTGGTAAGTGGGAAACCTTTGTAAGGATGTTTTCAATAATAGAtacacaaaatgcaaacatacaAAAGGTGaatgtcagtttattttttatataacaaaCAGTAACAAAAGACAGCAGAAAAGATCAGGCAATGCAGTCTTACAATAGATGAGTAGATAACATTCATATTTGGACTATACACAGCAAGCTTAACTTCCTCTtgctcactgtctctctttcgctctcccTGGCATACCtgcaaacatacatacacaaacacacacgcgcacacgcacgcacacacacacacacacaaacaaacaaacaaacaaggcgTACCACTCACATCAGTGATTACACACTACAGAGAACTGGAAAAGAATTGCCATACATGTTCAGGTCACAGTAAAATGAAACGCTGACACAGATTCATTGTAGTATAGAGAAGCCTGTCACTGATTGTCACTGTTGAGTGGTACATAGTTATTTAGCTGTTTGACAGCCAGATATCTCCCATTCCTGATTAACCCTGCAACATGACTGCAACTATTGTGTT
The genomic region above belongs to Seriola aureovittata isolate HTS-2021-v1 ecotype China chromosome 9, ASM2101889v1, whole genome shotgun sequence and contains:
- the mtg2 gene encoding mitochondrial ribosome-associated GTPase 2 isoform X1, which produces MLATLSRVKTPRWLSPDILSGYIPRGNELSLFSRSSSPVSAAWRLRVRDVSTSSSLCAKVRGNKKKGELSEKKLTRHFVDQRRVKLVAGSGGKGACCFHSEPRKEWGGPDGGNGGDGGSIIIKADRFVKSLAQIIPIYKGEDGQSGGSKNCYGRNGSPTYVCVPLGTAVKEQGKTIVDLSEHGQEYLAAFGGAGGKGNRFFLSNENRAPMTATSGMLGEERVLQLELRTMAHAGLVGFPNAGKSSLLRAISNARPAVAAYPFTTLNPHVGIVNYRDHEQVAVADIPGIIRGAHLNRGLGISFLRHIERCRFLLFVLDLSTPEPWTQLQHLRYELDQYEPGLSQRPQAIIANKMDLPEAQEKLETLRSLVIERIIPVSALTGQNTEELILHLRELYDGYRQGQGSGKGKPTRS
- the mtg2 gene encoding mitochondrial ribosome-associated GTPase 2 isoform X2, with the protein product MSAPPPRCAPKSEETRRRESCQRRSCEPRKEWGGPDGGNGGDGGSIIIKADRFVKSLAQIIPIYKGEDGQSGGSKNCYGRNGSPTYVCVPLGTAVKEQGKTIVDLSEHGQEYLAAFGGAGGKGNRFFLSNENRAPMTATSGMLGEERVLQLELRTMAHAGLVGFPNAGKSSLLRAISNARPAVAAYPFTTLNPHVGIVNYRDHEQVAVADIPGIIRGAHLNRGLGISFLRHIERCRFLLFVLDLSTPEPWTQLQHLRYELDQYEPGLSQRPQAIIANKMDLPEAQEKLETLRSLVIERIIPVSALTGQNTEELILHLRELYDGYRQGQGSGKGKPTRS